One window of the Pedobacter ginsengisoli genome contains the following:
- a CDS encoding SRPBCC family protein: MEKAGKTPGVQAQMLIRRPVAVVFEAFIDPQITKHFWFTKGSDRLEVGKTVKWEWEMYNVSSSVLVKEIVPNKKIAIEWDEYGTPVDFEFEALSEGTTYVTISQYDFKTTGDELLAEINGASGGFTTVVDGLKAYLEHGINLNLIADKFAKS; the protein is encoded by the coding sequence ATGGAAAAAGCAGGTAAAACACCAGGCGTGCAAGCACAAATGTTAATCAGAAGGCCGGTGGCAGTTGTTTTTGAGGCATTTATTGACCCGCAAATCACTAAGCATTTCTGGTTTACCAAAGGGAGCGATCGCCTTGAAGTAGGAAAAACAGTTAAATGGGAATGGGAAATGTATAATGTTTCCAGTTCAGTACTGGTCAAAGAGATTGTACCAAATAAAAAAATAGCCATTGAATGGGATGAATACGGTACACCTGTTGATTTTGAATTTGAGGCACTGAGTGAGGGTACTACCTATGTTACTATTTCGCAGTATGACTTTAAAACCACTGGTGATGAGCTGCTTGCAGAGATCAATGGAGCAAGCGGAGGCTTTACTACAGTAGTAGACGGGTTAAAAGCCTACCTTGAACATGGCATTAATTTGAATTTAATAGCAGATAAGTTTGCGAAAAGTTAA
- a CDS encoding sulfatase, with protein MSSKTRAFHQSSTQPNIIVIISDDHAYQAIGAYGNKIAHTPNIDRLAKEGALFTNQLVTNSICGPSRACFLTGKYSHINGYKANDGKFNVNQQMLPGLLSNAGYQTAWIGKWHLGTLPGKAFDHWEIMPDQGFYYNPDFISKNNDTTRTEGYVTDIITDKAKQWLDSRDKSKPFFLVVGEKATHREWLPDIQDLGAYDDVDFPLPATFFDEYEGRPAAKQQYMTVEKAMQLDRDLKVNVDFEKFILYERMNPAQRKAFADYYQQKVTKDFEEKKPTGKALATWKYQRYMKDYYATANSLDRNIGQILNYLDREQLSKNTIVIYASDQGFYLGEHGWFDKRFMYEESLKTPFIVRYPGKVKAGSTVNNVVANIDWAPTLLDIAGATVPTDVQGKSFWPLLKGSKPDKPDRPVYYHYYEYPGPHLVNPHFGIRTNQYTLIRFYGKLNYWELYDVKKDPSELKNLAELKEYVPVMADLKKKLGMAAHEYEDTEAEQIINNL; from the coding sequence ATGAGCTCAAAAACCAGAGCTTTTCATCAATCGTCTACCCAACCCAACATTATTGTTATTATTTCAGATGACCATGCATATCAGGCAATTGGTGCTTATGGTAATAAAATAGCACATACACCCAATATTGACAGACTTGCGAAAGAAGGTGCTTTGTTCACAAACCAGTTGGTTACCAATTCCATTTGCGGACCAAGCAGGGCTTGCTTTTTGACCGGCAAATACAGCCACATAAACGGATACAAAGCAAATGATGGTAAATTTAATGTAAATCAGCAAATGCTACCCGGCCTTTTAAGCAATGCGGGTTACCAGACCGCCTGGATTGGCAAATGGCATTTGGGAACTTTGCCCGGAAAAGCATTTGATCATTGGGAAATTATGCCTGATCAGGGTTTTTATTACAATCCTGATTTTATAAGTAAAAATAACGATACAACCAGAACCGAGGGCTATGTTACAGATATCATTACAGACAAAGCAAAACAATGGCTTGACTCGCGTGACAAAAGCAAACCTTTCTTTTTGGTTGTTGGCGAAAAGGCTACCCATAGGGAATGGCTGCCGGATATCCAGGATCTTGGCGCATATGATGATGTAGACTTTCCACTACCTGCTACTTTTTTTGATGAATATGAAGGAAGGCCCGCAGCTAAACAACAGTACATGACTGTTGAAAAAGCAATGCAGCTTGACCGCGACCTGAAAGTTAATGTAGATTTCGAAAAGTTCATTCTTTATGAAAGGATGAATCCTGCTCAGCGCAAAGCCTTTGCTGATTATTACCAGCAAAAAGTAACCAAAGATTTTGAAGAGAAAAAACCAACCGGAAAAGCTTTGGCCACCTGGAAATATCAGCGCTATATGAAAGATTATTATGCTACTGCAAATTCACTGGACAGGAATATTGGCCAGATCTTAAATTACCTTGACAGGGAGCAGCTGAGCAAAAATACCATTGTAATTTATGCCTCGGACCAGGGCTTTTATTTGGGAGAACACGGTTGGTTTGACAAGCGATTTATGTATGAGGAGTCGCTAAAAACACCGTTCATAGTAAGGTACCCGGGAAAAGTAAAAGCAGGAAGTACGGTAAACAATGTGGTAGCCAATATAGACTGGGCTCCTACTTTACTTGATATTGCCGGGGCTACAGTGCCAACAGATGTACAAGGAAAATCATTCTGGCCTTTACTTAAGGGCAGCAAACCAGATAAACCTGACAGACCTGTTTATTATCATTACTACGAATACCCGGGTCCACACCTGGTAAACCCGCATTTTGGTATAAGAACCAATCAATACACACTGATCCGTTTTTATGGAAAACTAAATTACTGGGAGCTTTACGATGTTAAAAAGGATCCGAGTGAATTAAAGAACCTGGCTGAACTTAAGGAATATGTCCCTGTTATGGCAGACCTGAAGAAAAAGCTCGGTATGGCTGCCCATGAATACGAGGATACAGAAGCTGAACAAATTATAAATAATTTATAA